From the Fulvia fulva chromosome 2, complete sequence genome, one window contains:
- a CDS encoding ATP-dependent clpX-like chaperone, mitochondrial — MAPVSASTFAPQARLTYLGVSAIIRRQLSTSRHRLDSGSYTRSDFSNQGYTGYYEPREPTEGPLKDASNIGTPRITPTILKQHLDQFVVGQERAKKTLATAVYNHYQRIQELQRRDEEEEEHVAQEERRRMSQHPRHPVEDEFPGQQQTTINLGPPNDSQYPRPLQHNGLGPPPPLHDPSHLSIEKSNVLLLGPSGVGKTLMAKTLARVLEVPFSISDCTPFTQAGYIGEDADVCVQRLLAAANYDVTRAERGIICLDEIDKIATARVSHGKDVSGEGVQQALLKIIEGTTLQIQAKQERGSGAGTDRNQGRGAGYPTNSPLSGGNINQQSPAQKGEVYNVRTDNILFICAGAFNGLHKMVLDRISKGSIGFGATVRAAPDSEGSGNHHETILEGGDDLFEKHLPYYMPPAQPEATATASGKKKPKRTFNTLDLVEPQDIQKYGLIPELVGRIPLSCALSSLDVPALVKVLTEPRNSLLKQYQQLFSLSSIELRFTTPALYAIATTASKMGTGARGLRTVMERLLADAMYETPGSGIRYVLINEDVAERKAGAVYFARGQQLQFRDMIAAEEDAWEERKRREEGEENDFEARARVNSEGGAARTFEEYREKATAAGFV, encoded by the exons ATGGCACCTGTATCAGCGTCTACATTCGCGCCTCAAGCCAGGCTTACATACCTCGGAGTGTCAGCTATCATCAGAAGGCAGCTCAGCACGAGCCGTCATCGATTAGATTCTGGCTCATACACACGATCCGACTTCTCGAATCAAGGCTACACAGGCTACTATGAGCCACGGGAACCTACAGAAGGACCGCTCAAGGATGCATCCAATATCGGAACGCCACGCATCACACCCACCATCCTCAAACAGCACCTCGACCAATTCGTAGTTGGTCAGGAACGTGCGAAGAAAACGTTAGCGACGGCGGTATACAATCACTACCAACGGATCCAGGAGCTTCAGCGCCGAGATGAGGAGGAAGAGGAGCATGTAGCACAGGAAGAGCGGAGGCGCATGTCACAACATCCACGACATCCCGTAGAGG ATGAGTTCCCTGGCCAGCAGCAGACAACCATCAACCTGGGTCCACCCAACGATAGCCAATACCCTAGACCTTTGCAGCACAACGGGCTTGGGCCACCTCCGCCACTCCACGACCCTAGTCACCTATCGATCGAAAAGAGCAATGTGTTATTACTAGGACCATCCGGAGTAGGCAAGACGTTGATGGCGAAGACATTGGCAAGAGTGCTGGAAGTGCCCTTCAGCATATCCGATTGCACACCTTTTACGCAAGCGGGATACATTGGCGAAGATGCAGATGTTTGTGTTCAGCGGTTACTGGCCGCGGCCAATTACGACGTCACAAGAGCTGAGCGCGGTATTATATGTCTTGATGAAATTGATAAGATAGCCACGGCAAGAGTATCCCATGGTAAAGATGTGAGCGGAGAGGGTGTACAACAGGCGCTTTTGAAGATAATAGAGGGAACAACACTGCAGATTCAGGCTAAGCAGGAACGTGGCAGTGGAGCTGGTACAGATCGCAATCAAGGGCGAGGCGCAGGATATCCGACTAACAGTCCTCTATCTGGTGGTAACATCAACCAGCAGTCGCCCGCTCAGAAAGGCGAAGTGTACAACGTCAGGACTGATAACATTCTCTTCATATGTGCTGGGGCTTTCAATGGACTACACAAAATGGTCCTGGACCGAATCAGCAAAGGCAGCATCGGCTTTGGCGCGACTGTTCGTGCAGCACCAGACTCAGAAGGCAGTGGCAATCATCATGAGACCATCCTTGAAGGCGGAGACGATCTCTTTGAGAAGCATCTGCCGTACTACATGCCGCCTGCTCAGCCTGAAGCCACAGCTACAGCCAGTGGGAAAAAGAAGCCGAAACGCACCTTCAACACCCTGGACCTTGTCGAGCCACAAGATATACAAAAGTACGGCCTGATCCCCGAGCTCGTCGGCCGCATACCTCTATCGTGCGCACTCTCTTCGCTAGACGTCCCAGCACTCGTCAAAGTCTTGACCGAGCCAAGGAACAGCCTCCTGAAGCAATACCAACAACTCTTCTCCCTCTCCAGCATCGAGCTCCGCTTCACAACCCCAGCCCTCTACGCCATCGCCACCACTGCATCGAAAATGGGCACAGGCGCCAGAGGTCTTCGTACAGTAATGGAGCGTCTGCTGGCAGATGCTATGTACGAGACTCCTGGGTCGGGCATTAGGTATGTCCTGATAAACGAGGATGTGGCCGAGAGGAAGGCGGGTGCTGTGTACTTCGCGCGGGGTCAACAATTACAGTTCCGGGATATGATTGCGGCGGAAGAGGATGCGTGGGAGGAGAGGAAACGACGAGAGGAAGGGGAAGAGAATGATTTTGAGGCGAGAGCGAGAGTCAATTCGGAAGGTGGCGCTGCGAGGACGTTTGAGGAGTATAGGGAGAAAGCTACGGCTGCGGGATTTGTGTAA
- a CDS encoding 1,4-alpha-glucan-branching enzyme encodes MDKLNEASADSVMAKPASDQVRNDGTGVVALDPWLEPYSGALRSRFTKAQNWIKTIEKTEGGLEQFSRGYEKFGFNITQDGTINYREWAPFALRAYLIGDFNGWNRDSHEMKRDPFGVWEISLPPHNGQPAIPHDSKIKISFVVPNDQARQERIPAWIKRVTQDLSVSPVYDARFWNPPTKYQFKNQRPPKPQSARIYEAHVGISSPDPKVATYKEFTQNTLPRIRDLGYNTIQLMAIMEHAYYASFGYQINSFFAASSRYGFPDELKELIDTAHGYGITVLLDVVHSHASKNVLDGLNMFDNSDHLYFHEGARGRHELWDSRLFNYGHHEVLRFLLSNLRFWMEEYQFDGFRFDGVTSMLYTHHGIGTGFSGGYHEYFGPNVDEDGVVYLMLANEMLHNLFPNAITIAEDVSGMPALCIKLSLGGIGFDYRLAMAVPDLYIKWLKEKQDIDWDMGQLCFTLTNRRHGEKTIAYAESHDQALVGDKTLLFWLCDAQMYTNMSVLSEFTPVIERGMALHKMIRLITHALGGEAYLNFEGNEFGHPEWLDFPREGNGNSFHYARRQFNLPDDELLRYRFLNDFDKAMQWTEEKYGWLHSPQAYVSLKNESDKVVVFERAGLLFIFNFHPSSSFTDYRVGVEQAGTYKIVLNTDEPKYGGLNRVQNDSRFFTTDFEWNGRKNFLQVYIPTRSAIVLALEETLDSNWKSNVSLGY; translated from the exons ATGGACAAGCTGAACGAAGCATCCGCGGACAGTGTCATGGCGAAACCTGCCAGTGACCAAGTCCGCAACGACGGCACCG GCGTCGTTGCCCTCGACCCGTGGCTCGAGCCATACTCAGGCGCCCTCCGATCACGGTTTACGAAAGCACAGAACTGGATCAAGACGATCGAAAAGACAGAAGGAGGCCTAGAGCAGTTCTCGCGAGGATATGAGAAGTTTGGCTTCAACATCACACAAGACGGCACAATCAACTACCGCGAGTGGGCGCCTTTCGCGTTACGAGCCTACCTCATTGGTGACTTCAACGGCTGGAACCGAGATAGCCATGAGATGAAGCGCGATCCCTTTGGCGTGTGGGAGATCAGCCTGCCACCTCACAACGGACAACCCGCGATACCTCACGACAGCAAGATCAAGATCAGCTTTGTGGTGCCCAACGACCAGGCAAGACAAGAGAGGATACCTGCATGGATCAAGAGGGTAACACAAGATCTGTCCGTCTCGCCAGTCTACGACGCGCGGTTCTGGAATCCACCTACCAAATACCAGTTCAAGAACCAACGACCTCCAAAGCCACAAAGTGCACGAATTTACGAAGCACACGTCGGTATCTCCAGCCCAGACCCAAAGGTTGCAACGTACAAGGAGTTCACCCAAAACACCCTGCCACGTATTCGTGACCTTGGCTACAACACCATCCAGCTCATGGCTATCATGGAGCACGCCTACTACGCCTCTTTCGGCTACCAAATCAACTCCTTCTTCGCCGCATCCTCGCGCTACGGTTTCCCAGACGAGTTGAAAGAGTTGATTGACACTGCACATGGCTACGGCATCACTGTACTGCTTGATGTGGTGCACTCTCACGCCAGCAAGAATGTCCTCGATGGACTGAATATGTTCGATAACAGCGATCATCTCTATTTCCACGAAGGTGCACGAGGTCGGCATGAGCTTTGGGATTCGCGGCTCTTCAACTACGGGCATCACGAAGTCCTGCGCTTCTTGCTTTCGAACTTGCGCTTCTGGATGGAGGAGTACCAGTTCGACGGCTTCCGATTCGATGGTGTCACCAGCATGCTGTACACCCACCACGGCATTGGTACGGGCTTCAGCGGAGGCTACCACGAGTACTTCGGTCCTAACGTAGACGAAGATGGAGTGGTCTACCTCATGCTTGCCAACGAGATGCTGCACAACCTCTTCCCTAATGCTATCACCATTGCGGAAGACGTCAGTGGCATGCCGGCACTGTGCATCAAGTTGAGTCTGGGTGGAATAGGATTCGACTACAGACTTGCCATGGCAGTACCAGATCTCTACATCAAGTGGCTGAAGGAGAAGCAAGACATCGACTGGGACATGGGCCAACTATGCTTTACCCTCACCAACCGCAGACACGGCGAGAAGACGATCGCATATGCCGAGAGTCACGACCAAGCACTCGTTGGCGACAAGACTCTCCTCTTCTGGCTGTGTGATGCACAGATGTACACCAACATGTCGGTGCTGTCGGAGTTTACCCCAGTCATCGAGCGCGGCATGGCTTTGCACAAGATGATTCGCCTGATTACACACGCTCTCGGAGGCGAAGCATATCTCAACTTCGAAGGCAACGAGTTCGGTCATCCTGAGTGGCTCGACTTTCCTCGCGAGGGCAACGGAAACAGCTTTCACTACGCGCGGAGACAGTTCAACCTTCCAGACGATGAACTACTGCGGTACCGATTCCTCAACGACTTCGACAAGGCCATGCAATGGACCGAAGAGAAGTATGGCTGGCTGCACTCACCACAAGCATACGTCAGCTTGAAGAACGAGAGCGACAAGGTGGTCGTGTTTGAGCGTGCTGGCCTGCTTTTCATCTTCAACTTCCACCCATCAAGCTCCTTCACAGACTACCGCGTCGGTGTCGAGCAAGCAGGCACATACAAGATCGTGCTCAACACCGACGAGCCAAAGTACGGCGGCCTGAACCGCGTGCAGAACGATTCCCGCTTCTTCACCACAGACTTTGAATGGAACGGCAGAAAGAACTTCTTGCAGGTGTACATCCCAACGAGATCAGCCATT GTCCTCGCCCTAGAAGAAACTCTCGACTCCAACTGGAAGTCCAACGTATCACTCGGCTACTAG
- a CDS encoding Oleate hydroxylase FAH12 has protein sequence MSTTALPQKAAMRRTVTVDSVPSTVSNSEAGTPDDSPTASASSTSLSSLGSVEDFQQEPKQKLIDTYGNEFKLPDYTIKDIRDAIPKHCFERSAITGLSYVFRDIALLAGTFYLFNRFCTPEYVPSYPLRTALWAFYTFAQGCFGTGLWVLAHECGHQSFSESKTINDTVGWICHSALLVPYFSWKISHGKHHKATGNMERDMVFLPRTREEHASRMGTLMHEMHELMEETPIYTAGNLIAQQLFGWPMYLFRNVTGHNNHEKQPEGKGVGKKNGDGSVNHFIPSSPLYEKKDEHLILLSDLGLAITVTALTLVGRTYGFTNLLVWYLLPYLWVNHWLVAITFLQHTDPSLPHYTGDAWNFTRGAAATIDREFGFIGRTLMHGIVETHVLHHYISTIPFYHADEATDAIKPIMGQHYRSDTREGAIGFVKSMYKSARWCQWVEPNEGAKGENSKVLFFRNRNGLGVPPAKIAKKGMVVGDDSE, from the coding sequence GACTCGCCTACCGCCTCCGCCTCCTCAACATCCCTGTCCTCGTTGGGATCAGTGGAAGACTTCCAGCAAGAGCCAAAGCAGAAGCTGATCGATACCTACGGCAATGAGTTCAAGCTTCCAGACTACACGATCAAGGATATCAGAGATGCCATCCCAAAGCATTGCTTTGAAAGATCAGCCATCACTGGCCTGAGCTACGTCTTCCGAGACATTGCCCTCTTGGCCGGCACATTCTACCTGTTCAACAGGTTCTGCACACCGGAATACGTCCCATCGTATCCTCTTCGAACAGCCCTCTGGGCATTCTACACCTTTGCCCAGGGCTGCTTCGGCACTGGTCTTTGGGTCCTTGCCCACGAGTGCGGCCACCAGTCGTTCTCGGAGAGCAAGACTATCAACGACACTGTCGGCTGGATCTGCCACTCTGCTCTGCTTGTCCCATACTTCAGCTGGAAGATCAGCCATGGAAAGCACCACAAGGCCACCGGTAACATGGAGCGCGACATGGTCTTCCTGCCACGCACCCGCGAGGAGCACGCCAGCCGCATGGGAACACTCATGCACGAGATGCACGAGCTGATGGAGGAGACCCCAATCTACACCGCCGGAAACCTGATCGCTCAGCAGCTGTTCGGATGGCCAATGTACCTGTTCCGTAACGTGACCGGCCACAACAACCACGAGAAGCAGCCTGAAGGCAAGGGCGTCGGCAAGAAGAACGGCGACGGCAGCGTCAACCACTTCATCCCAAGCAGCCCGCTGTACGAGAAGAAGGACGAGCACCTCATCCTGCTCTCCGATCTTGGCCTTGCCATCACTGTCACCGCCCTGACTCTTGTCGGCCGCACCTACGGCTTCACGAACCTCCTCGTCTGGTACCTCCTCCCATACCTCTGGGTCAACCACTGGCTCGTCGCCATCACCTTCCTCCAGCACACCGACCCATCGCTCCCTCACTACACCGGCGACGCATGGAACTTCACCCGAGGCGCCGCCGCCACCATCGACCGCGAATTCGGCTTCATCGGCCGCACCCTCATGCACGGCATCGTCGAGACCCACGTCCTCCACCACTACATCTCCACCATCCCATTCTACCACGCCGACGAAGCCACCGACGCAATCAAGCCGATCATGGGCCAGCACTACCGCTCAGATACCCGCGAAGGTGCGATCGGATTCGTCAAGTCAATGTACAAGAGCGCGCGATGGTGCCAGTGGGTCGAGCCAAACGAGGGTGCAAAGGGTGAGAACTCGAAGGTGCTGTTCTTCCGCAACAGGAACGGCCTCGGTGTTCCACCGGCCAAGATTGCGAAGAAGGGTATGGTTGTTGGCGACGACAGCGAATGA